One region of Deinococcus budaensis genomic DNA includes:
- a CDS encoding 16S rRNA (uracil(1498)-N(3))-methyltransferase yields the protein MAPHRVRVDALAPEMTLGPREARHLHVLRLRAGDSLRVFDGQGAEAEATLTALDEARALLTLGEALMGTAETPQPVTLAVALLKGDKLADVVRAATELGAARIQLLVTRHADAREIGEQKLSRLRRIAQEASKQSRRAVTPEVLAPLPLAEWRWEGQLFVAQPGSRERLTEHLSWQAPVTVLSGPEGGLSDPEVAALTARGAVAVTLGPRILRAETAPLALLGAIVATGV from the coding sequence GTGGCTCCTCACCGGGTCCGGGTGGACGCGCTGGCGCCCGAGATGACCCTCGGCCCCCGCGAGGCGCGGCACCTGCATGTGCTGAGGCTGCGGGCGGGCGACTCGCTGCGGGTGTTCGACGGGCAGGGGGCGGAAGCGGAGGCGACCCTGACCGCGCTGGACGAGGCGCGGGCGCTGCTGACGCTGGGCGAGGCGCTGATGGGCACCGCCGAAACCCCGCAGCCCGTCACGCTGGCGGTCGCGCTGCTCAAGGGCGACAAGCTCGCGGACGTGGTGCGCGCGGCCACCGAACTCGGCGCGGCGCGTATTCAGCTGCTCGTGACCCGCCACGCCGACGCCCGCGAGATCGGGGAGCAAAAGCTCTCGCGCCTGCGCCGGATCGCCCAGGAGGCCAGCAAGCAGTCGCGCCGGGCCGTCACGCCGGAGGTGCTCGCGCCGCTGCCGCTGGCCGAGTGGCGCTGGGAGGGCCAACTGTTCGTCGCGCAGCCGGGCAGCCGGGAGCGGCTGACCGAGCACCTGAGCTGGCAGGCCCCCGTGACGGTGCTCAGCGGCCCGGAGGGAGGCCTCTCGGACCCCGAGGTCGCGGCGCTCACGGCGCGGGGAGCGGTCGCGGTCACGCTGGGGCCGCGCATCCTGCGGGCGGAGACGGCCCCGCTGGCGCTGCTGGGGGCCATCGTGGCGACCGGGGTCTAG
- a CDS encoding response regulator: protein MSRVRVLLVEDDLRVARVNRDLLERDEGVHVVGSAATLAQADALAQALEPDLILLDVHLPDGSGLGLLRHWRAQGRTTDVALITAADDEASVRTALAQGAFDYLIKPFTGARLAEVVARHRARRTPLAGGRGPLGQSQLDRLLGVSGGAPEPLPRGIDPHTLERVAGVLDAAAAALSAEEVGDRAQLSRVTAWRYLEHLVRTGRASLDHQYGQGGRPAKLYRARESAPAER from the coding sequence ATGAGCCGCGTGCGGGTGCTGCTGGTCGAGGACGACCTGCGGGTCGCGCGGGTCAACCGCGACCTGCTGGAACGTGACGAGGGCGTGCATGTGGTGGGCAGCGCCGCCACGCTCGCGCAGGCGGACGCGTTGGCGCAGGCCCTGGAGCCTGACCTGATCCTGCTCGACGTGCATCTGCCTGACGGAAGCGGCCTGGGGCTGCTGCGGCACTGGCGCGCGCAGGGCCGCACGACCGACGTGGCGCTGATCACCGCCGCCGACGACGAGGCCAGCGTCCGCACCGCGCTGGCGCAGGGGGCCTTCGACTACCTGATCAAGCCCTTTACCGGCGCCCGGCTGGCCGAAGTGGTCGCCCGGCACCGCGCCCGCCGCACGCCGCTCGCGGGGGGGCGCGGCCCACTCGGCCAGTCGCAGCTCGACCGCCTGCTGGGGGTCAGCGGGGGGGCGCCCGAACCGCTGCCGCGCGGCATCGATCCGCATACCCTCGAACGGGTGGCAGGCGTGCTGGACGCTGCCGCTGCCGCCCTCAGCGCCGAGGAGGTCGGGGACCGCGCGCAGCTCTCGAGGGTCACGGCCTGGCGCTACCTTGAACACCTCGTCCGGACGGGCCGCGCCAGCCTGGACCACCAGTACGGTCAGGGTGGGCGCCCCGCCAAGCTCTACCGCGCGCGCGAGTCGGCCCCGGCCGAGCGGTAG
- a CDS encoding inorganic diphosphatase, whose protein sequence is MTGVVEWTRGTVERFVWRGSRAEGEVLPYRQEPWAAPVNYGCLPGTRNPADGSEVDAVWLGEALAVGTHVRAVPAGLLRLTDGDHKVIFGDLEEHHGGDLLALLAWFAPERGAELLGPQEAAAWLASLDNTEDRAPDR, encoded by the coding sequence ATGACGGGCGTGGTGGAGTGGACGCGCGGCACCGTGGAGCGCTTCGTCTGGCGCGGCAGCAGGGCGGAGGGCGAGGTCCTCCCCTACCGTCAGGAACCCTGGGCCGCCCCGGTGAACTACGGCTGCCTGCCGGGCACCCGCAACCCCGCCGACGGCAGCGAGGTGGACGCCGTGTGGCTGGGGGAGGCGCTGGCGGTGGGTACCCACGTTCGCGCCGTTCCCGCCGGGCTGCTGCGGCTGACCGACGGCGACCACAAGGTGATCTTCGGTGATCTGGAGGAACACCACGGGGGCGACCTGCTCGCCTTGCTGGCGTGGTTCGCCCCCGAGCGCGGCGCGGAACTGCTCGGCCCGCAGGAGGCGGCAGCTTGGCTCGCGTCGCTGGACAACACGGAAGACAGGGCGCCGGACCGCTGA
- a CDS encoding 50S ribosomal protein L11 methyltransferase: protein MLVYHLPGTLETREHDLDLLWEAGATGLEERAGVIRAYFEARTELPAALADGEWREEADQDWQAEFRRTLRPVVAGRITIVAPWQREEVTAGQTPLVIEPGMAFGTGHHATTRLAVEALSELGLEALGPGGQGARVLDVGTGSGVLAIAAALLGARFAFGVDIDPITIPIARENAEINGVPAGRVRFEEGTLGLGQVGEGQDALTFPEEGVDAYDVLVANLYAELHDLLAGDYAEHLVPGGVLVLTGILTVKLPLVRAALAREGFGDVQETVDGEWARVTARAPR, encoded by the coding sequence ATGCTCGTGTACCACCTGCCCGGCACCCTGGAAACCCGCGAACACGACCTCGACCTGCTGTGGGAGGCGGGCGCGACCGGCCTGGAGGAACGCGCGGGCGTGATCCGCGCCTATTTCGAGGCGCGGACCGAGCTGCCCGCTGCCCTGGCGGACGGCGAGTGGCGCGAGGAGGCCGACCAGGACTGGCAGGCCGAGTTCCGGCGCACGCTGCGCCCGGTGGTCGCGGGCCGGATCACCATCGTCGCGCCGTGGCAGCGGGAGGAGGTGACGGCCGGGCAGACCCCGCTGGTGATCGAGCCGGGCATGGCCTTCGGGACCGGCCACCACGCGACCACCCGGCTGGCGGTGGAGGCGCTCTCGGAATTGGGGCTGGAGGCGCTGGGGCCAGGCGGGCAGGGCGCGCGGGTGCTCGACGTGGGCACCGGCAGCGGCGTGCTCGCCATCGCGGCGGCGCTGCTGGGTGCCCGCTTCGCCTTCGGGGTGGACATCGACCCCATCACCATCCCGATCGCCCGCGAGAACGCGGAGATCAACGGGGTTCCGGCGGGCCGGGTGCGCTTCGAGGAGGGCACGCTGGGGCTGGGCCAAGTGGGTGAGGGGCAGGACGCGCTGACCTTTCCTGAGGAGGGCGTGGACGCCTACGACGTCCTCGTCGCCAACCTCTACGCCGAGCTGCACGACCTGCTGGCCGGGGACTACGCCGAGCATCTGGTGCCCGGCGGGGTGCTGGTGCTCACCGGCATCTTGACCGTCAAGCTGCCCCTGGTGCGCGCGGCGCTGGCGCGGGAGGGGTTCGGGGACGTGCAGGAGACCGTTGACGGCGAGTGGGCGCGCGTGACGGCCCGCGCGCCGCGCTGA
- a CDS encoding Bug family tripartite tricarboxylate transporter substrate binding protein, whose product MKQVLSLALLLSLAPLTVAQNLSGLRIMAPASPGGGWDQTSRAIQTVLQSEGIVRPVQVYNVPGAGGTIGLAQLYNARGEDKLLMTMGLVMVGAVQTNASKVDLSRVTPIARLTGEYEVVVVPAASPYKTMKDLTAAWKANPGGVAFAGGSAGGTDHMLVGLLAQAAGVDPRKMNYVPFSGGGETLAALLGNQVAAGVAGYGEFEAQIKAGKLRLLGISSARRQPGIAAPTFKEQGLNVELANWRGIVAPPGISASEKAALVAAMDKLHASKEWKDTLKTRNWTDLYLSGSRFDVFLKLEQSRTRAILKDIGLVK is encoded by the coding sequence ATGAAACAAGTGCTGTCGTTGGCCCTGCTGCTCTCCCTCGCTCCCCTGACTGTTGCCCAGAACCTTTCGGGGCTGCGGATCATGGCCCCGGCCAGCCCCGGCGGCGGCTGGGACCAGACCTCGCGCGCCATCCAGACGGTGCTGCAAAGCGAGGGCATCGTGCGGCCCGTGCAGGTCTACAACGTGCCGGGCGCAGGCGGCACCATCGGCCTGGCGCAGCTGTACAACGCCCGGGGCGAGGACAAGCTGCTGATGACCATGGGTCTGGTGATGGTCGGCGCGGTGCAGACCAACGCCAGCAAGGTGGACCTCTCGCGCGTCACGCCCATCGCCCGGCTGACCGGCGAGTACGAGGTCGTGGTCGTGCCTGCCGCCAGCCCCTACAAGACCATGAAGGACCTGACGGCGGCCTGGAAAGCCAACCCCGGCGGGGTCGCCTTCGCGGGCGGCAGCGCGGGCGGCACCGACCACATGCTGGTGGGGCTGCTGGCGCAGGCGGCGGGCGTGGACCCCAGGAAGATGAACTACGTGCCCTTCAGCGGCGGCGGCGAGACGCTGGCGGCCCTGCTGGGCAACCAAGTCGCGGCGGGCGTGGCCGGGTACGGCGAGTTCGAGGCGCAGATCAAGGCGGGCAAACTGCGGCTGCTGGGCATCTCCTCGGCGAGGCGCCAGCCCGGCATCGCTGCGCCCACCTTCAAGGAGCAGGGCCTGAACGTGGAACTCGCCAACTGGCGCGGCATCGTGGCGCCTCCCGGCATCAGCGCGAGCGAAAAGGCCGCCCTGGTCGCCGCGATGGACAAGTTGCACGCCAGCAAGGAATGGAAGGACACCCTCAAGACCCGCAACTGGACCGACCTGTACCTCAGCGGCAGCCGGTTCGACGTGTTCCTCAAGTTGGAGCAGAGCCGCACGCGGGCGATCCTGAAAGACATCGGCCTCGTCAAGTAG
- a CDS encoding ATP-binding protein, translating to MTFLARSWLAPARRHSRPGLQGRLVRLHLLVLCAMTLLLAGVQTAHLYGQARERLGERALTASRLVARLPAVVRGAEAGRQNPALNAEVETLRAAAEADFIVVGNRRGIRLAHPVASRLGQPMEGGDNGEPLAGREVVSVARGSLGRSVRGKVPVWAGGQVVGVVSTGYLLPQVWHLVGQALLSLAPWFLLALGLGTAGAVWAARQLRAQILNLEPEQITALVGQQRAVLAALREGVIAVDAGGLMTLASDRAAEALAAPRLPTPLAAAWPELALHLAAGEAARQQNVELMLRGQPVLVNVEPLEGGGFVASFRDRAEALALADELTHARGFVDVLRAQTHEYQNRLHVLSGLLQLGRPEEALRVLSAEIEQGAQFRGLLRGVQVPRLVALLAGKRERAQELGIAFEVAAESSLSPAWERHADTLVTAVGNLTENAFEALGGRPGRVTVLIGEDPDGAQIEVEDSGPGVAPEVAARLFTRGASSKGEGRGYGLAGVHARVLALGGEVRCTRRGERTVFQVNLPPPARTIPAPAPLAEQT from the coding sequence ATGACCTTTCTCGCCCGCTCCTGGCTGGCCCCTGCCCGGCGGCATTCCCGTCCAGGGTTGCAGGGGAGGTTGGTGCGGCTGCATCTGCTGGTGCTGTGCGCCATGACGCTGCTGCTGGCGGGAGTGCAAACGGCGCACCTGTACGGGCAGGCGCGCGAGCGGCTGGGCGAGCGGGCGCTGACCGCCAGCCGCCTGGTGGCCCGGCTGCCGGCGGTGGTGCGGGGCGCGGAGGCCGGGCGGCAGAATCCGGCCCTGAATGCCGAGGTCGAAACGCTGCGCGCGGCGGCGGAGGCCGACTTCATCGTGGTGGGCAACCGCCGGGGCATCCGGCTGGCGCACCCGGTCGCCTCGCGGCTGGGGCAGCCCATGGAGGGCGGGGACAACGGGGAACCGCTGGCGGGCCGCGAGGTCGTGAGCGTGGCGCGCGGCAGCCTGGGCCGGAGCGTGCGCGGCAAGGTGCCGGTGTGGGCAGGCGGGCAGGTGGTCGGGGTGGTGAGCACCGGCTACCTGCTGCCGCAGGTCTGGCACCTGGTCGGGCAGGCGCTGCTGAGTCTGGCGCCCTGGTTCCTGCTGGCGCTGGGGCTGGGCACGGCGGGCGCCGTGTGGGCGGCGCGGCAGCTGCGCGCCCAGATCCTGAACCTCGAACCCGAGCAGATCACGGCGCTGGTGGGCCAGCAGCGGGCGGTGCTCGCCGCGCTGCGCGAGGGCGTGATCGCGGTGGACGCGGGCGGCCTGATGACCCTTGCCAGCGACCGCGCCGCCGAGGCGCTGGCGGCTCCCCGGTTGCCCACGCCCCTGGCCGCCGCGTGGCCCGAACTCGCCCTGCACCTCGCGGCGGGTGAGGCGGCGCGCCAGCAGAACGTGGAACTGATGCTGCGCGGACAGCCGGTGCTGGTCAATGTCGAACCGCTGGAGGGCGGGGGCTTTGTCGCCAGCTTCCGCGACCGGGCCGAGGCGCTGGCGCTGGCCGACGAACTCACCCACGCGCGCGGCTTCGTGGACGTGCTGCGCGCGCAGACGCACGAGTACCAAAACCGCCTGCACGTCCTCTCCGGCCTGCTGCAACTGGGCCGCCCGGAAGAGGCGCTGCGGGTGCTCAGCGCGGAGATCGAGCAGGGGGCGCAGTTCCGGGGGCTGCTGCGGGGCGTGCAGGTGCCCCGGCTGGTCGCGCTGCTGGCCGGAAAGCGCGAGCGGGCGCAGGAACTCGGCATCGCGTTCGAGGTGGCGGCGGAAAGCAGCCTGTCGCCCGCCTGGGAGCGGCACGCCGACACGCTGGTCACGGCGGTGGGCAACCTCACCGAGAACGCCTTCGAGGCGCTGGGCGGGCGGCCCGGCCGCGTGACCGTCTTGATCGGGGAGGACCCCGACGGCGCCCAGATCGAGGTGGAGGACAGCGGCCCCGGCGTGGCCCCCGAAGTCGCCGCCCGGCTGTTCACGCGCGGCGCGAGCAGCAAGGGCGAGGGCCGGGGCTACGGCCTGGCGGGGGTCCACGCCCGCGTGCTGGCCCTGGGCGGCGAGGTGAGGTGCACGCGGCGGGGAGAGCGCACCGTCTTTCAGGTGAACCTGCCGCCGCCCGCCCGGACGATCCCCGCGCCAGCCCCCCTGGCGGAGCAGACATGA
- the proC gene encoding pyrroline-5-carboxylate reductase: protein MRLAIVGVGKLGLALLEGVLARGVMPAGDIGLLDANAARVAALASRTGAHLIGESDLRYAERILVSVQPRVFPGISEGLAQENAGYISTMAGVSTATLGRRLGTKRVVRVMPNLAATIGRSQTAITAPREAELAGDLAFAHSLFGAVGDVYDLPEHLFNAFTGMSASGPAYAAVVAEALADGGVRMGLPRALANELAAKLLVASGELLQQRAHPGLLKDEVSSPGGTTIAGLEVLEAAGVRGALMGAVVAATRRGSDLGKDQE from the coding sequence ATGAGACTCGCCATCGTCGGCGTCGGAAAACTCGGCCTCGCTCTGCTGGAGGGTGTCCTGGCGCGCGGTGTGATGCCCGCAGGGGACATCGGCCTGCTCGACGCCAATGCCGCCCGCGTGGCCGCCCTCGCCTCGCGCACCGGCGCCCACCTGATCGGCGAGTCCGACCTCAGATACGCCGAGCGCATCCTGGTCAGCGTGCAGCCGCGCGTGTTTCCGGGCATCAGCGAGGGGCTGGCGCAGGAGAATGCCGGGTACATCAGCACCATGGCGGGCGTCAGCACCGCCACCCTGGGCCGCCGCCTGGGCACCAAGCGCGTGGTGCGGGTGATGCCCAACCTCGCCGCCACCATCGGGCGCAGCCAGACCGCGATCACGGCCCCGCGCGAGGCGGAACTGGCGGGCGACCTGGCCTTCGCGCACTCGCTGTTCGGCGCGGTGGGCGACGTGTACGACCTCCCCGAGCACCTCTTCAATGCCTTTACCGGCATGAGCGCCTCGGGACCCGCCTACGCCGCCGTGGTCGCCGAGGCGCTGGCCGACGGGGGCGTCCGCATGGGGCTGCCGCGCGCCCTGGCCAACGAACTCGCCGCCAAGCTGCTCGTCGCCAGCGGCGAACTCCTCCAGCAGCGGGCGCACCCCGGCCTGCTCAAGGACGAGGTCTCCAGCCCCGGCGGCACCACCATCGCCGGACTGGAGGTGCTGGAGGCGGCGGGCGTGCGCGGGGCGCTGATGGGCGCGGTCGTGGCGGCCACCCGGCGCGGCAGCGACCTCGGGAAGGATCAGGAGTAG